A genomic window from Candidatus Tumulicola sp. includes:
- a CDS encoding FAD-linked oxidase C-terminal domain-containing protein, translating into MRQYPGMSLRDELLAACGPDGLVDDPGGRSAYSYEAALPSHTGWPDFVVLPRTTDQVVAVVKAAAKHGAPIVPRGSGTGLVGGSLPTRGGITVALTRMNRILRIDRPNRFAVVQPGVINLDLSSATRPYGFFYAPDPSSQKISTVGGNVACNAGGPHCLEYGTTTNHVLGMTFVLPDGGVVQSGIAPDEPGFDLTAIMTGSEGTLGIVTEITVRLTPVPEAARVALAAFDSIAAASETVSAIIGHGIVPAALEMMDRRATEAVEAAFHVGYPVGSDAVLLIEMDGLKDAVEERLAAVVRTCHEHGALSVREARSQAERDGLWAGRKGAAAAMGRIAPNFYVQDCVVPRTRFPQAVTRVDAICAHHKIRVATVLHAGDGNLHPSLCFDRRDQDEVRRVMTAGTEILKACVDLGGTVSGEHGIGLEKRNALDLIFSPDDLAAMAKLKGCFNPSLLFNPDKIFPSSRRCAELLELAAGGTRAAMEAGAWV; encoded by the coding sequence TATTCATACGAAGCGGCGCTGCCTAGCCACACCGGATGGCCCGATTTCGTGGTGCTGCCGCGGACCACCGACCAAGTCGTTGCGGTCGTGAAGGCGGCAGCCAAGCACGGCGCGCCCATCGTGCCGCGCGGCTCCGGCACAGGGCTTGTCGGCGGCTCTCTGCCCACGCGCGGGGGCATCACGGTCGCGCTGACGCGCATGAATCGCATCCTCCGCATCGATCGCCCGAACCGCTTCGCGGTCGTGCAGCCCGGGGTCATAAACCTGGACCTCTCGAGCGCGACCCGCCCCTACGGATTTTTCTACGCTCCCGATCCTTCCAGTCAAAAGATATCGACCGTCGGCGGCAACGTCGCGTGCAATGCCGGCGGGCCGCATTGCCTCGAGTACGGCACGACGACCAACCACGTGCTCGGCATGACGTTCGTGCTCCCGGATGGCGGCGTCGTCCAAAGCGGCATCGCTCCAGACGAACCGGGCTTTGATCTCACCGCCATCATGACCGGCTCGGAAGGCACGCTCGGCATCGTCACGGAGATCACGGTGAGACTGACGCCGGTGCCCGAAGCCGCACGCGTGGCGTTGGCGGCGTTTGACAGCATCGCAGCGGCTTCGGAAACGGTGTCGGCGATCATCGGCCACGGCATCGTGCCGGCGGCGCTGGAGATGATGGATCGGCGTGCCACGGAGGCGGTGGAGGCGGCGTTTCACGTCGGCTACCCCGTGGGCTCCGACGCGGTGTTGCTCATCGAGATGGACGGCCTAAAAGATGCCGTCGAGGAGCGGCTTGCCGCCGTCGTCAGGACGTGCCACGAGCACGGTGCGCTGTCCGTGCGCGAGGCGCGCAGCCAAGCGGAGCGCGATGGGCTCTGGGCCGGCCGCAAAGGCGCCGCGGCTGCGATGGGCCGGATCGCACCCAACTTCTACGTGCAAGACTGCGTCGTGCCGCGCACGCGGTTCCCACAGGCGGTCACCCGCGTCGACGCCATCTGCGCGCATCACAAGATCAGGGTCGCCACCGTGCTGCACGCGGGCGACGGCAACCTGCACCCGAGCCTCTGTTTCGACCGACGCGACCAAGACGAAGTCCGTCGCGTGATGACGGCCGGCACGGAGATTCTGAAAGCCTGCGTGGATCTCGGCGGCACCGTCTCCGGCGAGCACGGCATCGGCCTGGAGAAACGTAACGCGCTCGACCTCATCTTCTCGCCGGACGATCTTGCTGCCATGGCAAAGCTCAAGGGCTGCTTCAATCCATCGCTGCTGTTCAATCCTGATAAGATATTCCCGTCAAGCCGTCGCTGCGCCGAATTGCTCGAACTGGCCGCGGGCGGCACGCGCGCCGCTATGGAGGCGGGCGCGTGGGTCTAG
- a CDS encoding FAD-binding oxidoreductase has protein sequence MGLAPALHIDGVVASGVTRPASIEELCSTLREANAMRLRVTPVGGGTHSDVGYPVDRIDLAVDMTALSAVNEYEPDDLTISVQAGMRVAALASLLEARGQHLPLDVEQPERATIGGAIAVGHAGPRRYGFGSLRDLLIGLRVVLADGTLVKSGGMVVKNVSGYDLTKLHHGALGSLGLIVDANFKLLSAPKQRTLLIAEYRSPSIALEAAASLVQGALPYSAVAVTGPGKVHVGCEGHIKDAARLRAEALKVLQAAGAAEVQELHGTADSASHWGSIGPAARGEAEVVFRVNAPIAAMAGLTRQALELGVEHDLVMSWTADMGCGVLELGAGPKVGIPRLNRFYEALAQIAELVRVSHGAPDVRRELPVFGPEPQGLALMRLIKNQFDPNGILNVGKNVGRL, from the coding sequence GTGGGTCTAGCGCCGGCGCTCCACATCGATGGCGTCGTCGCGAGCGGCGTGACGCGCCCCGCCTCGATCGAAGAGCTGTGCTCGACGTTGCGCGAGGCCAATGCCATGCGACTGCGCGTGACGCCGGTCGGCGGGGGCACGCACAGCGACGTCGGCTATCCGGTGGATCGTATCGATCTCGCGGTCGACATGACGGCGTTGTCCGCCGTGAACGAATACGAACCCGACGATCTTACGATTTCCGTTCAAGCCGGCATGCGCGTGGCGGCGCTGGCATCGCTGCTCGAGGCGCGAGGTCAACATCTGCCGCTGGACGTCGAACAGCCAGAGCGCGCGACCATCGGAGGAGCGATCGCCGTAGGGCACGCGGGGCCCCGCCGGTATGGCTTCGGAAGTTTGCGCGACCTGCTCATCGGCCTGCGCGTGGTGCTCGCCGACGGCACGCTCGTGAAGTCCGGCGGCATGGTCGTCAAGAACGTGTCCGGCTACGATCTCACCAAGCTTCACCATGGCGCGCTCGGGTCGCTGGGGCTCATCGTGGACGCGAATTTCAAACTGCTGAGCGCGCCGAAGCAGCGCACGTTGCTGATCGCGGAATATCGCTCGCCGTCCATCGCCCTCGAGGCAGCCGCATCGCTTGTCCAAGGCGCGTTGCCCTATAGCGCGGTCGCCGTCACCGGACCTGGAAAGGTCCATGTCGGTTGCGAAGGGCATATCAAGGACGCGGCTCGCTTGCGAGCGGAGGCGCTCAAGGTCTTGCAGGCCGCGGGCGCTGCGGAAGTGCAGGAGCTGCACGGGACCGCTGATTCGGCCTCTCATTGGGGCAGCATCGGGCCGGCCGCGCGAGGCGAAGCCGAGGTGGTGTTTCGGGTTAATGCGCCCATTGCGGCAATGGCGGGTTTGACGCGCCAGGCTTTGGAACTCGGCGTCGAGCACGACCTAGTCATGAGCTGGACCGCCGACATGGGCTGCGGCGTGCTCGAACTGGGCGCCGGGCCGAAGGTGGGCATACCCCGCCTCAACCGATTCTATGAAGCGCTCGCACAGATCGCCGAGCTGGTTCGGGTGAGCCATGGGGCCCCAGACGTTCGCCGAGAACTACCGGTGTTCGGTCCCGAACCACAGGGGCTTGCGCTGATGCGACTCATCAAAAACCAGTTCGATCCGAACGGGATCTTGAACGTCGGCAAGAATGTTGGCCGGCTTTAG
- a CDS encoding (Fe-S)-binding protein — protein sequence MLAGFSPHDAPSDAIVNTCIRCGFCLPTCPTYVLTQDERSSPRGRIGLIGEVIEGRLGVDDATFRAQMFECLGCRNCEPVCPSGVAFGALLEDARAQITQADASSPAGRLRALAYDVLLGNLSTLRLLAILARWYRITGFQRIVRRSGLLEVLGIERLERLMPAIENTPFDADGSTWLPSAGRPKGKVALFCGCVMSVAFANVHKATVRVLNVNGWAVEATRDQGCCGALHVHAGFKDRARELARKTIAAFERSSAQFIVVNAAGCGAQLKEYGHLLKDDPSWAHRAQTFSERVRDFSELLASEPLNCEDMEGVRARVTYQDACHLAHAQRITREPRTLIDAIPGVERIEMPESDRCCGSAGVYNITHPAFAALLGERKLAAAASVGAERIVTTNPGCQMQLEAEAARIGGLRVQHIAQLLDESYGVAGVTPDATDGARRPSSGGLHVTLGAIAAVGVAALLVRSLLRSK from the coding sequence ATGTTGGCCGGCTTTAGTCCGCACGACGCGCCGTCGGACGCGATCGTCAATACGTGTATCCGGTGCGGCTTCTGTCTGCCCACCTGCCCGACGTACGTGCTCACGCAAGACGAACGGTCATCGCCTCGCGGCCGCATCGGTTTGATCGGTGAAGTCATCGAGGGACGGCTGGGCGTTGACGATGCGACGTTTCGGGCCCAGATGTTCGAATGCTTGGGGTGTCGCAACTGCGAGCCCGTCTGCCCTTCGGGCGTGGCGTTCGGTGCGCTCTTAGAAGATGCGAGGGCGCAGATAACGCAAGCCGACGCAAGTTCACCCGCCGGTAGATTGCGCGCATTGGCGTATGACGTGCTCCTGGGCAACCTATCGACGCTCCGTCTGCTGGCGATCCTCGCGCGCTGGTATCGCATCACCGGCTTCCAGCGAATCGTGCGCCGCAGCGGCCTGCTCGAGGTGCTAGGAATCGAGCGGCTCGAGCGGCTCATGCCTGCGATCGAAAATACGCCGTTCGACGCCGACGGTTCGACCTGGCTGCCCAGCGCCGGCAGGCCCAAAGGCAAGGTCGCACTGTTTTGCGGCTGCGTCATGAGCGTCGCCTTCGCAAACGTCCACAAGGCCACGGTGCGAGTCCTCAACGTCAACGGCTGGGCGGTCGAGGCGACGCGTGATCAGGGATGCTGCGGCGCGCTGCACGTGCATGCGGGCTTTAAGGATCGCGCACGCGAGCTCGCCCGGAAGACCATCGCCGCATTCGAGCGCTCCTCGGCGCAATTCATCGTCGTCAACGCCGCGGGTTGCGGCGCGCAGCTCAAAGAGTACGGCCACCTGCTCAAAGACGACCCTTCGTGGGCGCACCGAGCCCAGACGTTCTCCGAGAGGGTGCGCGATTTCAGCGAGCTTCTGGCTTCCGAGCCGCTCAACTGCGAGGATATGGAAGGCGTTCGCGCGCGCGTGACCTATCAGGATGCCTGCCACCTCGCGCACGCGCAGCGCATCACGCGGGAGCCGCGAACGCTCATCGACGCGATCCCCGGTGTCGAGCGGATCGAGATGCCCGAATCCGATCGATGCTGCGGCAGCGCCGGCGTCTACAACATCACGCATCCGGCATTCGCCGCGCTGCTAGGCGAACGCAAGCTAGCCGCAGCCGCATCCGTTGGAGCCGAGCGCATCGTCACCACGAATCCCGGCTGCCAGATGCAGCTCGAGGCCGAAGCCGCACGCATCGGAGGCCTGCGCGTTCAGCATATCGCGCAGCTGCTTGACGAGTCATATGGAGTGGCCGGCGTCACTCCTGACGCGACGGACGGCGCGCGTAGGCCGTCATCCGGAGGATTGCACGTCACGCTCGGCGCAATCGCAGCCGTTGGGGTGGCCGCGCTCTTAGTGCGCAGCCTATTACGGTCGAAATGA
- a CDS encoding phosphodiesterase, with translation MNAHKPYFVQLSDTHLFADATQTLWGVSPDRELDRVVAALLAMETPPAFALVTGDCSGDGSETSYRRLAEKLRPLNAPVYYAPGNHDDPSLMAKLFSRRTLGAGEKLTQVMQSGGWRFVLLDSSVAGKDQGTLGDDQLAWLRDTLAREPKAATMVVVHHNPLPIGSQWLDTMTISDARELLEILDAAPQVHAVLYGHVHQECATKRGPTAYMSAPSTFFQFKPGAASFCSDGLPPGARLVNLNGASFSTSILRVS, from the coding sequence ATGAACGCGCACAAACCGTACTTCGTACAGCTCTCCGACACGCATCTGTTCGCCGACGCGACGCAAACGTTGTGGGGCGTTTCGCCGGATCGCGAATTGGATCGCGTCGTCGCGGCGTTGCTGGCGATGGAGACGCCGCCCGCGTTCGCGCTCGTGACCGGAGACTGCTCCGGGGATGGCAGCGAGACTTCGTATCGTCGCCTTGCGGAAAAACTGCGGCCGTTGAACGCGCCGGTCTACTACGCGCCGGGCAACCACGACGATCCGTCGCTCATGGCTAAGCTCTTCTCGCGGCGCACGCTCGGTGCCGGCGAGAAACTGACGCAGGTGATGCAGTCCGGCGGTTGGCGCTTCGTCTTGTTGGACAGCTCGGTCGCGGGCAAAGATCAGGGAACGCTCGGCGACGATCAACTCGCCTGGCTTCGCGACACGTTGGCTCGAGAGCCGAAAGCCGCGACCATGGTCGTCGTGCATCATAACCCGTTGCCGATCGGTTCGCAGTGGCTGGACACGATGACGATCAGCGACGCGCGGGAATTGCTCGAGATCTTGGACGCCGCGCCCCAAGTGCACGCCGTGCTGTACGGCCACGTCCATCAGGAATGCGCGACCAAGCGTGGCCCGACCGCGTACATGAGCGCGCCGTCGACCTTTTTCCAGTTCAAACCGGGCGCCGCGAGCTTTTGCTCGGATGGACTTCCGCCCGGCGCGCGTCTTGTGAACCTCAACGGCGCCAGTTTCTCGACGTCGATCCTGCGCGTTTCTTAA
- a CDS encoding glycoside hydrolase family 125 protein, translating to MGVLTVAVVAVPAQPLNVASIYHRAANLNAALFFVTSDNTTYVSTGDINAMYLRDSSIQALSVLHNRRLVRGVIARQERLIILDPYANSFYSNYMVRERKFELDSLCYPVMLVAKYARATGDRSVFDPPLWYELRAVLNILEIEQNHAHSHYRHNEHHIGRGTGFIWSGFRPSDEPQSYNFNVPENMFATVTLRVMARLFRDNYRDEEDARRAEAVASAAEDAIERGAIFKTTFGRIYAYEVDGLGHAVFLDDANTPSLLSIPLLGYHADPGVYAATRRFVLSRANPYYYEGRVASGIGSSHTPPGYVWPLALVVQYRTARGQHERSTVLRELAGSSIGDGALHESFDVNDPHKFTRDNFGWVNALFVQTFR from the coding sequence ATGGGTGTGTTGACGGTGGCGGTTGTGGCAGTCCCTGCTCAACCGCTCAATGTAGCGTCCATCTACCATCGCGCCGCGAATCTCAACGCGGCGCTTTTTTTCGTCACGAGCGACAATACCACGTACGTCAGCACCGGCGATATCAATGCGATGTACCTGCGGGATTCCAGCATTCAGGCGCTGTCAGTGCTCCACAATCGAAGACTCGTGCGCGGGGTGATCGCACGACAGGAGCGCCTCATCATCCTCGACCCCTATGCCAACTCGTTCTACAGCAACTACATGGTGCGGGAGCGCAAGTTCGAGCTTGACTCGCTGTGCTACCCGGTGATGCTGGTCGCCAAGTATGCGCGAGCCACGGGCGATCGCTCCGTCTTCGATCCGCCGCTGTGGTACGAGCTGCGCGCCGTGCTCAACATACTCGAGATCGAACAAAATCACGCGCACTCGCATTATCGTCATAACGAACATCACATCGGCCGCGGTACCGGGTTCATTTGGAGCGGGTTCAGGCCAAGCGACGAACCGCAATCCTACAATTTCAACGTGCCCGAGAATATGTTCGCGACCGTGACGCTGCGCGTCATGGCGCGCCTTTTCCGCGACAACTACCGCGATGAGGAAGATGCCCGACGCGCGGAGGCGGTCGCGTCGGCCGCCGAGGATGCGATCGAGCGTGGAGCTATTTTCAAGACGACGTTCGGGCGCATCTACGCGTATGAGGTCGATGGCCTCGGTCATGCGGTGTTCTTGGATGACGCCAACACACCGAGTCTGCTCTCGATACCGTTGCTCGGCTACCATGCGGACCCAGGCGTCTACGCGGCGACGCGGCGCTTCGTGCTGAGTCGAGCCAACCCATACTACTATGAGGGGCGTGTGGCGTCCGGCATCGGCAGCTCGCACACGCCGCCCGGCTACGTATGGCCGCTGGCGCTCGTGGTCCAATACCGCACGGCGCGCGGCCAGCACGAACGCAGCACGGTGTTGCGCGAACTAGCGGGCTCCAGCATCGGCGATGGCGCTCTGCACGAGTCGTTCGACGTGAACGACCCGCATAAGTTCACGCGCGATAATTTCGGCTGGGTAAACGCGCTTTTCGTCCAGACGTTCCGCTGA
- a CDS encoding electron transfer flavoprotein-ubiquinone oxidoreductase → MAAQRDLLELDVVFVGAGPAGLAGAIRLAQLYREHNAAVKAGTRSGPELSTDNILVIDKAKNIGDHGISGAVMDPRSMRELFGDFLAAGCPVEGPVATDALWFMNPKGHMKAPIMPPMLNNHGKYVASLNKIVKWLAEQAEALGVQVFAQFPGQELLYDGERVIGVRIGDKGLDKNGQPKANYEPGPDLIAKVTVLGEGPRGTLAKQLEHRLPLGAGKNPQVYAIGIKELWQMPKGSTPEGQVIHTLGFPLDDQTFGGGFIYSMADDIWDVGFVVGLDYKNPLLEPHAEFQKFKAHPSVAKLLAGGQMIRYGAKAIPEGGWFAMPRPYADGVLLVGDTAGMLNPMRLKGIHLAMKSGMLSAETAYEAVVSGDASAAKLAGHEQRVNRSWIRNDLYPARNFHQGFDGLRLAGMINVALGMVTGGMGFGVRNRLPGKAGHERMEKLVDYFGRNVPGFERPKYDGKLTFGKLDDVFKSGTTHDENTPNHLHVADTDICATRCAHEYGNPCQYFCPANVYEMIPAAVGAAQISKEGFADSGKRLQINFANCVHCKTCDIMDPYQIIDWVPPEGGGGPVYTGL, encoded by the coding sequence ATGGCAGCACAACGAGATCTTCTCGAACTCGACGTCGTCTTCGTCGGCGCCGGCCCCGCCGGTCTTGCCGGCGCGATCCGCTTGGCACAGCTGTACCGCGAACACAACGCGGCCGTGAAAGCGGGCACGCGCAGCGGGCCTGAACTTTCCACCGACAATATCCTGGTCATCGACAAGGCCAAGAACATCGGCGACCATGGCATTTCCGGCGCGGTGATGGACCCGCGCAGCATGCGCGAACTCTTCGGCGATTTTCTGGCGGCAGGTTGCCCCGTCGAGGGCCCGGTCGCCACTGACGCTTTGTGGTTCATGAACCCAAAGGGCCACATGAAGGCGCCGATCATGCCGCCGATGCTGAACAACCACGGCAAGTACGTCGCTTCGTTGAACAAGATCGTGAAGTGGCTCGCCGAACAGGCCGAGGCGCTGGGCGTACAGGTCTTCGCTCAATTCCCAGGTCAGGAGCTGTTGTACGACGGCGAACGCGTCATCGGCGTGCGCATCGGCGACAAGGGCCTCGACAAGAACGGGCAGCCCAAGGCGAACTACGAACCGGGTCCAGACCTTATCGCGAAAGTGACGGTGCTGGGCGAAGGCCCGCGCGGCACGCTTGCGAAGCAGCTCGAGCATCGGTTGCCCCTCGGCGCGGGCAAAAATCCGCAAGTCTACGCGATCGGCATCAAGGAACTATGGCAGATGCCGAAGGGCTCGACGCCCGAGGGTCAAGTGATCCATACGCTTGGCTTCCCGCTCGACGACCAAACGTTCGGCGGCGGCTTCATCTACTCGATGGCGGATGACATCTGGGACGTCGGCTTCGTCGTCGGTCTCGACTACAAGAACCCGCTGCTCGAGCCGCACGCCGAGTTCCAGAAGTTCAAGGCGCATCCGAGCGTGGCCAAGCTGCTCGCCGGCGGCCAGATGATCCGGTACGGCGCCAAAGCGATCCCCGAGGGCGGCTGGTTCGCCATGCCCAGACCGTACGCAGATGGCGTGCTTTTGGTCGGGGATACCGCCGGCATGCTCAATCCGATGCGGCTCAAGGGCATCCACCTCGCGATGAAATCCGGCATGCTTTCCGCGGAGACGGCATACGAAGCGGTCGTCTCGGGCGACGCCTCCGCCGCGAAACTGGCGGGCCACGAGCAGCGCGTCAACCGGTCCTGGATCCGCAACGACCTCTATCCCGCCCGCAACTTCCATCAGGGTTTTGACGGCCTGCGCTTAGCCGGCATGATCAACGTGGCGCTGGGCATGGTGACGGGCGGCATGGGTTTCGGCGTCCGAAACCGACTGCCGGGCAAAGCCGGCCACGAGCGCATGGAAAAGCTGGTCGATTACTTCGGCCGGAACGTGCCGGGCTTCGAGCGGCCCAAGTACGACGGCAAGTTGACGTTCGGCAAACTCGACGACGTCTTCAAGAGCGGCACGACGCACGATGAGAACACGCCGAACCATCTGCATGTGGCGGATACGGACATCTGCGCCACGCGATGCGCGCACGAGTATGGCAATCCATGCCAGTATTTCTGCCCGGCCAACGTGTACGAGATGATCCCGGCCGCTGTCGGCGCGGCGCAGATCTCCAAAGAAGGCTTTGCGGATTCCGGCAAGCGGCTGCAGATCAACTTCGCCAATTGCGTGCATTGCAAGACGTGCGATATCATGGATCCGTATCAGATCATCGATTGGGTCCCGCCGGAAGGCGGCGGCGGCCCGGTCTACACCGGCCTGTAA